One Lytechinus variegatus isolate NC3 chromosome 11, Lvar_3.0, whole genome shotgun sequence DNA segment encodes these proteins:
- the LOC121423881 gene encoding uncharacterized protein LOC121423881 isoform X1 has translation MPLSVRVCSADRSIRKYLPIDPEDTVGFFELIKRKFHIKDGEDLVLVDEQEGFGIDDDVLGDVVTSHPSVSLMVLKEDEEWSGSDVHSFTSADNIKVDTSSSSLSSSESDSSFGICRKRPRLDAL, from the exons ATGCCGTTAAGCGTCAGGGTCTGCTCAGCGGATCGAAGTATTCGAAAATACCTGCCTATAGATCCAGAAGACACAGTAGGATTCTTTGAACTTA TCAAAAGAAAATTCCACATAAAGGATGGTGAAGACCTTGTACTTGTGGATGAACAAGAAGGATTTGGTATAGACGATGATGTACTAGGAGATGTGGTGACAAGCCATCCCTCAGTCAGCCTCATGGTGctaaaagaagatgaagaatggTCTG GTTCAGATGTACATAGCTTCACAAGTGCAGACAACATCAAGGTGGATACCAGCTCCTCTTCCCTCAGTAGCTCAGAATCTGATTCAAGTTTTGGCATCTGCAGAAAGAGACCACGATTAGATGCCC
- the LOC121423881 gene encoding uncharacterized protein LOC121423881 isoform X2: MKIWRNVDIEAKITALVKRKFHIKDGEDLVLVDEQEGFGIDDDVLGDVVTSHPSVSLMVLKEDEEWSGSDVHSFTSADNIKVDTSSSSLSSSESDSSFGICRKRPRLDAL, translated from the exons atgaaaatatggcGAAACGTGGATATCGAAGCAAAAATCACAGCGCTGG TCAAAAGAAAATTCCACATAAAGGATGGTGAAGACCTTGTACTTGTGGATGAACAAGAAGGATTTGGTATAGACGATGATGTACTAGGAGATGTGGTGACAAGCCATCCCTCAGTCAGCCTCATGGTGctaaaagaagatgaagaatggTCTG GTTCAGATGTACATAGCTTCACAAGTGCAGACAACATCAAGGTGGATACCAGCTCCTCTTCCCTCAGTAGCTCAGAATCTGATTCAAGTTTTGGCATCTGCAGAAAGAGACCACGATTAGATGCCC